A region of the Apus apus isolate bApuApu2 chromosome 5, bApuApu2.pri.cur, whole genome shotgun sequence genome:
TTGTACAAGCTGCTCCAGTTGTGAGCACCTTCAGCTCTGTGGGGATGGATGCCTGTGCTCTTCCAGAGGCTTCCCACAGACACCAGGCATGAGTTAATCACAACTGACAAAGACAGCTCAGCTTCAGTTGCACTGCTTTTGATACATGCCAAGTAGTCTGATAGTATCCCACAGAGTCAGGATCAAAACCTGTCACCTGATTTACATCTCCCAGCACGACACTGCACTTGTTTTAAGTTTCTTTTGCTCTGTTATGTGGGCaggtaaaataaatgttatgaGACAGGCTTCCTGCTTGTTTTAAAGAGTCTGCAGGGGAAGGGAACCACTTTATGTTTCCtaacaaaagtaaaaaagttGAAGAAATTTGTTCCACCTTTAGACTGACTGCACTACTGCCCCGTTTAAAAAGCAGTCAAAAAGACATTAGCATTTCAGACTAAAAATAGCTGCCAAGAAATGCACATTTCTTCAAAAATCATGTGCTGAAGAGTGCTCAGTTTTTTTACACACATAAAAAGGCAAATACTACTGTTTAGTCAGTAAGCTGATAATTCCATTACAACAAACAAGGAGAGTCCtaaaaaaaatgtctaaatACATCTGGAATACTGGTTTACTCAGCCTGCTTGCAAGCAAATTTGCTAATGTTTTAACAAAGAAATGAACTGGTAGTTATTGCTATGTTACCAGTACACATATTCTAGTGctattcttttttgtttaaaatttaatgGGGAAATAATTGTCAATAGATTATTTGAATTATTCCAGTCCTTATTTCCCATCTTTCCAGAAGTGCTAAGATGTGTCAGTATTAACATGCCAGCATGCACTAATTAACCTCACCCTCTTAATGGGTCTGTAGCCATACATGTTTAtactgaataaaaaaacaactatcTGCATTTCTCTAAGTTAAGAAAGTTTGAGACCTCATCTTGAAAAACGTGCCAATTTTAGAAAAAGACATATAAAGCTAAGATTAGAAATGCCATGCATGATCACTGCTACTCATAAGACTCTGGCATTTTCACTATCACCAAACTGGAAAAGAACATGTAGAGTTTACAGATGTTCATGACATAGAACAGAAAAGCTTTGCAAGATGAGTTACATGTTTAATATCAAAAAATCAGAGGTAGGAAACACTCAGGTGACATAAGGACCCTCTGCCCTCGACTGTGGCAGACACTGGCCAGTACCTGTCTGTGCTTGACCTGTAGCCAACACAGTTTCACCACCTGAATGAACTTTTAGGTACACACaaactgaatggaaaaaaaagaaagtgacacATATCACTAAGAGTACTCAGAAGAAGGAATTCCAGGTCCAGTTGCTGAGCTGGTATCAGATTAGGAATGCAACGAAGGCACAACTCCCTCCAGCAGGTAAATATCACCAGCATTTCTTGACGTGGCATTTCACAAGCTCCAGGAAGTACCAACGGCCAAGCAGTTTAAAAATCCAGCAATCTGTAATACTACGTATGGATCAGGGACATTGCAAACAAGCCACAGGCCAGGAAACTGACCTGTTTCTCTGGATACATTTCTGCAGCCTGCCCAAGTCAACCCCAGGGCAGGCTGCTGTCACCTCTCCACAGATAGCCTTGCCACTCTGTTCCTTCTGCCAGCCCAAGGCAGCGTGCAGCCGTGTAGTCCACCAGATCAGCTCACTGATTTGtctggtgttttttaaaaattattattatttaagcTGTCACATGGTTATGAGAgtcagccaggagaagagagagctgGTAGTTAACTTGCCTTGAAATGACCACAAAGTTGCACTCACTCTTGAGCAGCCTACACCAGGAAGCAAACCAGGCATTCCCCAGTTCTCTCTTCTccacttccctccccctccaaTACCTTGAAAGCAAATCCACCATGGCAGCATTAAACCGAACTTCCTGAAATAATACTAGAGAGTCCTCCTCATTAAAGACCCTCCTCACTGCAACACACTAGAGGTGATCTTCAGCTTTCCACGAACAACTACATTTCGTGGGCAGAATGGTTTTAGTTTAGCTAGTTTGCTTTTCCAAAGCCTCTTAAGGATCAGGCTGAAGGCCCAAGGCTGGAGTCTCTCACCCTTTGCTTAGCAAGTTAGCTCCACAAGAGTTTTCACTGGCTTTAACTTTTCTGTTTCCCCCAAATACTCCAACTACAGCGTATTTAGGTCAAGTCTGACACAAACATAAGATATTGCAAAAAAACTTAAATCACACTTCAAGCTTTTTCAAACAGTCCTTGAAATTCTCCACTATGTTCTTGCAGCATGTTAAGTTTTAACACTCTATACTATTGAGAGAgcataaaataagtaaaaaattaagTCTCCTCTGAAGGTCACcattatattttcagttttcatcagCTAAGAGTCAAGACTGGCAgcaaaacctgtttttaaaactatttaacCACACAACTCCTTTTAAGCCATTCTAGTTATAGACAGATTTGAAAAGCCATCCAGACTGATTTAGTTCACCACTTGCAGAAGTAAATGTAGATAATATTATTGGtttctccagagaaaaaaaaaaataaaacaaatggatTATGAACCTCACAGGGTGGCCTATCATTTGTGTTCAGATACAAAGTGATgacagctttctgaaaacaatGAAGATGACTTGTGAACACCTCCACAGCCGTGAAGTGAAACGGGGTATTAAATCTTGacaccaaagaagaaaaaaaaccacaacaccctAACTTCCATATTTGAGGTGACTTCCCACAAGAACTGCATTCACCCGTAACTCCAGAAACAAGTGCTGATGTTGAGGAAATACGTGCCAACCTGTGGACCTGGGGGGAGCTCAGATACCCTCCCTCTCCTCACGAACACCGCTGACATTTCGCATGAAGCATCTGGCACTGCCTGTGCCCCATGAAAACACACCTCCAGGCCGCAGGGTTAGGACGGAGCAGCTCAGCCGAGCCCAGAAACCAGACACCCCACTGCCCCGACTCCTCCTGGCACCCAGCAGGACGCGGTTTCAGCCTCCGCGAGGTATCACCCACCACCTGTGCCTCGGTTTGCAGAGGACTCCGGGCTCTTGACCACCACCCAAATGCCTTCCCCGAGGGGCTCTCCTGAGTGCCAAAGTGTTGCTGAGGCACCTCAGAGTCGGCAGCCGCTGGGAAAGGGGACACAGGTGCTCGCTGCTGGCAGCCCCTCGCCTCTCGGCGCCCACAGGCCAAGGGGCAAGCGGGCAGCAGGCGGGCAGGACTGGTGACCGTGCCCAggggaagcagaaaagcaaaaaggggCGGCCAGCGGGGCAGGCCGAGACACCCCGGGGTGGGGACAGCAAGCTGAGCGGGGGCAGCTCCCCGGGGGGAACAGGGCCAAGCGAGCGGCGTGAGCCGAGATGaagcggggagggaggggggccCGGGCCGGCGGGCACCCCCTCGCAGCCGGAGGGAACCGGGGGGTCTGCGAGGGCGGCAAAGGCCGCGGAGAAGCCGAGGAgaggcagcggggccggggtgCGGGGGGGAGAGGCGGGACCCGGCGGCCAGGCCTGCGCCGGGATGGCAGCGGGGAGCGGGAGGAGCAAACACCCAGGGGGGACCCGCCGGGCTGGGGAAAAGGGGCGGCAGGGCGGGGGAGCGGGAGGCCGAGGCGGGCGGCTGCCGTGAGGCGGGCCCCGGCAGCTCCCCTCGGCCGCTCACCTCGGAGTCCTCTTTGGCCTGCGGCAGCGCGGGGAAGGCCGGCTTGGCGAGCTCCATGGCCGGGCGGTCTCCgggcggggcagggccgggggggggggggggcaggggcggCTATTTGGGCAGCGAGCCCGCGGGCTCCGGCTGAGGAGCaacggcggcggcgggaggcgggggaggcggcggcgcgCCCAGCCGCTCGCGCCCGGCcgccatgctgctgctgctgctgctgctgccgccgcctcttccctcctcctccctcctcctcctcccgccgctcctcctcccttccctccgcccgcccccggcccctCTCTCCAGCGCCGCCATCCCCCGGGCCCCGTCCCTCCTTTCCCGTTCCTGAGGCGGGGCCCGGCCTCAGGGCCCGCTCCCCAGGCGCCGTTAGCTTCGCCGGCTCGGCTCGTGAACTCTTGGCAACCCCGCTCTTGAGAACTTCTTCCAcgagcctctttttttttctttcccccccctcccgctACAGGTGGGCAGCGGCCCAGGCCCAGGTTCTGCGGTTGGATGTGCAGGCCCGAAGCGGCTGACGCCTGGGCTGCCATTTCACAGCCACCGACGCTGCCAGAGGTGTCCTTCTCTTCGCCTTCCCCTCACCCTGCCGCTACCTGTGGCTTCTCCCTCAACACCAAAACCCAGCTGCTTCCCTCTGGACAAGCAGGATGCTCCATTTCATCCACCGTTGATCAGCTTGCCTCAAGTCTCAGCTCTGGGGGGGTCACCAACATTCTCAAGCAGGCCCTGCCTGTGCATGGGGGGAACACCCtctctttggaaaaaagaacTCAGTAACGTAGAATAATATGATTATTTTGTCTATATACAAGTTAAAATTGTGATCAGAGAAGCACACGATTAGACCACAGTTAGCAAGGCCGGGAATAACAAAAGCCTTGAAGTAGCAATCAAGATGTTTCGAGGGTGTTTCATGTACATCAGTAACTTGGCAAGAAGACTCAAGGTCTATCAGACCTGAGGAATGCAGGATGTGATGAAAAGACCTAAAGTTGAGAAAAGAACGACTACTGAACCAGCTGGGAAGCTGGAGTTACAGAACTTGCCATATTGTGTCCTTTTGGTGAACTTAGCTCCTTGTAATATCATAATACTGAAGATCACACCCCCAGGTCAAAGACCCCTGCCCAGGTGAAGGCCTTTCCCCTAAGCATGCATCACTAACCAATCACTATAAGGAGGATGGAGATGGAAGCTTGATAACTTTATCATTTTATGTATAAATGTTGTGAAAAACCTCGTTTGGGGTGCTTCATTTGTGGGAAGGCACCAAGCACAAACCTGCAATAAATAACAATGTCTCCTTCCTAAACGTAGGCTCTTTCTCTGCGTCAAGGGAGATATGTTAAAACAGTAACACTCTAACACACCAGTCTTGGGGCAGGaacctgtttttctgctttttgaggTTCCCTggtgccctgctgtgctggactCAAGGTACCACCCCAAACTATTTAAACATTTTGCTAATTTCCCCCTGAGAAACCTCTGACAATCACATTTCAGCAACGGCTCCTTCAGCACTGCAATTCCCTTCCagtgaaagatgaaaaagaaaatggcaaaggagaaagcaacagcaaaactgcagctcccacctccaGCTAGCATCGAGGACAGGGACAGAGATGGGTGTCGGCAGCCCTAATTTACAGcccaaactttaaaaaaatgagctaTAACCACTCCTGGGCCTTTAGGAAACAGCTTGGCATCTTTTACCCTTCTCCAAGGAAATGCCAGAAGCTCAGCTCAGTGTTTACATCATTGTAGTGCtcagaaactgaattttatttcattttctcattgTTCCAAGCACActggctggagcagccagaCCTAGCAGCTCTGTACAAGGTGCACTCAAAAAGTGTGCTACAGTAAACTGAAAGCTGCATCTTTACACTCCTGACCCAATCACAACAGGAAGGGTTCAAAttaaccaggaaaaaaagctcCATAACAACCATtagccaaaaaaagagaaaatattgttGCCTGTTCTAACTGTTCTACACCTTACATGTTCTTTCACCGTGACAAGACACACAACCACAGCAATTAAAACAGCCAGGGAGATGCTGTTAAGCAGCGTTTCCTGTGAAGTCCAGAGTTAATCTGATCCTGTCTGTCAGCTGAGCATGCCCAGAATAATCCAATTAGGATAATTAGAAGTAGCCAGAAGTGCAGCCCAGTGCACTAGTGATCCAGTACATTGAGGCAGGGCACACAGTGCAGCCaatctgcacacacacacacacccctccgGGTGGAAAGGGCTGAAAAAGATGAATAAAACATGGTGACAGCTGCACTTAGCACCACCACCCTCAcctctacatttatttttttttttctgtttcagtgattactcagccagctgcagcagccagctccctgGGAGCACAAAGGCAACCCACATATGGCCAAATTCAGAGCTCCAGAAGTATTAGGTGCCTCACTTCACGTGCCTAAAGCGGCACAGGATCAAAGTATATTGGACAGGCCCCTGGAAGGGGAAGATGGAAAGGAAATCCATCTCACATATCTCCCTCTCCACCCTGAGAGCTGTAATTAAAACTTTTATATATCAAACCATTACCAGTTTCTCCACCTCCACTTAGATGCTTTTGTCTATAAATTTGCACTCAGCACAGGAGTTACCCCAGCATAAGGGAGGACTACAAACGTTTTAAGACTTGTTTACTTCTCGCAGTAACTAGCTCAGCTAAATCCTCTTCCTGGACTTGAGCAGCAAAGGAATAAACAGCACTTTTCCCTCGACTGTCTGTGGGAAAGGCTGTCTCCATTTGGTATGTAAGACACAGGACTCCAGTaccacagaaaagctgctcttcaaactcaaaaaaaaactccaaaaagagagggcagtgataggacaaggggtagtggttttaaactgaaagaggggagagttAGTTTAGAcgtgaggaagaaattcttccccatgagggtagtgaggcactggaacaggttgcccagggaggctgttgatgctccatccctggaggtgtccaggagcaggctggatgaggcttgtgcagcctggtctggtgggaggtgtccctgcccatgcaggggggttggaacctgataatcttgaaggtcccttccaacctgaaccattctaaGGTAGGGGTTAGATGGGACCTCTGGAGAacctctagtccaaccctccagCTAAAGGGAGGCTGGACTGTATTTCAGCTCTCTTAAAGAGTTACAGAGAAGCTACACCAGGATAAGCAGATTTTAACAAGTTTTATTCATAAACTGTTCGGGGGAAGGAAATTTACCGATATAAAAAAAGTCAAGGAACAAACTGACTTTCTTAAAATCTGTTAACCCATTCAGGCACATTTACAAATTCACCCCATAACTGCTAAGAGAGCACATCTCCTCCACACATTTTACTTAACCTGGGCTGTAATGAATATTGTATTTCAGAATTGTACTGAAAACACCCTCCTGCAGCCAACTTGCAACTAGTGTTCTCAAATTACTAGCTACACATTACACAAACACCTTACAATAATAATTAAGAGGTacattatttctctctttttatgcATTAAGCCAATATGACATGTGCAGTCAATCATTAATTACTTGGTTAATTTACACAGGTTTGTAGTCAAGCTTGGACTCCAGCTTCTTGGAATCAGCTACTTTTCTAACAGCTTTCATGAAGTCTTCCTGAACTACGAAGTCATGGTCGGCACGGATTGCAAACATACCTGTAAGGACAATTTAAGAGCAAGAATAAGGTGGTGCTCCTGGCAGCAACAGTACATCAAGATGAGCTCAAATGAATGGGAAAACAGGTCCAAGTCACACTGTCTGCATGCAGAGCTTACACAGGGGTTTTGGAAAGAAGGGGAACTTCAATGAGGTCACTTTTCTGAACTAGGTGCTAAGTAGGAAATATGTAACTTGTTTTAAACTACTAAAAATCACTGTTTCTGGAATGTGTTCATGCTTAGGAGGTATTATGAGGGATGTCATGACACGCAGTGGTTAGAGGCCAGCTCCAGGGCAGAAATGCTATGGCTGTTTGATCCACCTGAAATAGAGATCTTTTATATACCACATATGTCCCTGGGCAGTGCCCAAATCCACACCATTCTGTGCAGATCCAGCTCCTATCTGGCAGGGGATATTGGCAGGCAGGTCAGATGgatgcagtgctgctgctccaggccaGCACCAGATCTGCACGTGACCAGCTGGACTGCTGGTATCCACAAGACCCAGCAGGAGACTTGTTTGTAGCCTCAGAGGGAATATGTTAAGAATCAAGTTCTGACTGTACAAGTCATGAGGaaacatggaagaaagaagagaggttTTGTTCCGTTTGTTCCACCAAGCCTTAGGGCACAGCACCGTGTCATCTACTGGCAGAAGTATCAGAGAAACTGCTCAAATGTTTAGCATTAGCACATCAAATTTAAGAGTTAAGAAAATACCTGCTTCGGTACAGACGTTTCTTAGATCTGCTCCATTAAAGCCATCTGAAAGCTTCACAATTGCTTCATAATCTAGTCATAAAACATAATGCCAATTAGAAATACATTCACATTTCCCGTGAAGGATGCCAACAAAATACAGATCCAGCTAACAAAGAAATACTTTACTTTGATTTCAGTGCAAAGAGATGGCTGTCAGCTAGACTGATAAATTAAATCAGCTGAAATCATCAGCTGTATCATCCCTTTCATTAAAACATCCCCTTCATTGCAGCCAAAAGCTTGTATTAAATAACCAAATGCCAAAGTTAGAATGCTTGAGATTACAAACATCAACATGAAATGCAAGAAAAGCTACAAGACAGTGTTCTAATGATCATTTAGATCAGAAACTTATCTCCAAGTGATCACAACTTGGTTCCTTTCCACTTATAACAACTGCATCTACTCAGGACATTTAACATCTTATCTATTAAGTCTGCTATTTTATGCACATATATTTACTAAAAGACTAAATCTATGGTTACAGATTCTAGAAACAATTTCTAAAAATTTGTGTCTGTTGGGGCTCCAGCAAGTTCTGGTATTTGCAGGGCTGCTCATTAAAATGATCaactttttctgcaaaaaagtTGTTCAGATCAGCTTACCTTCTGTATGAAATTCCAAACACTTGAGCTGAAAGTTTTTATCTTAGTAATACAAAACCCCTTAGAAATTAAACTGTATTGCAATTCCATGTGCTATAAACAAGTCTCCCCATCAttagaaagtaaaagaaaataaaatgagggGAGTATGCAATGAGGAACACTGCAGGGTTTGATAGGTTTACAGACTTCAGCAGATTCCAGTATTGGAACTGGAGAATCTCATGCTGGAGCCTGGAACAGCTTGTTCTCTTAGGATTTTAATGCAGTTCACACCCCACCTTGCCAGTAAGTCCTGGACTTCCTTTCAGGATCTGAGAGCTGAGCACCACAGCCTTCCCCTGTCAGGTTCAGACATCTAGCTAGTACCCATCTGCCAGCTCACCTTGTTCATGGTGCAAAGGAACCATCCTACTCTGCTTCCACTGCAGTGCCCAAGATAGGGAGAAAAAGGATGAAATACTTCACCTCACGTTCGTTATTTGCTTTGGAGCTTCTTCTCAATCTTAGACCATAGCCACATGCATATTTAAGCCAACACTGCTGCTAAGAAGGCCAATCCCCATCCCTCTGGCCCTCCCCCAGCTCATTCCCTCTCCGGACCCACCCCCTCTATAAAGCTGCAGCTGTTTATGCAGCCAGATGGTGACcgagagcagctccagctggtgTCAGCACAGAGGGCAGGGCCTGGGGGGCCTTGCTGAACTCACAGGCGGCCAATAGCGTTTGAAAGGCACGTCAATTACTGCTTTCATGAGGAAAGCTCCAAAGCATCACTTTGAAACTAAGTCTGCTCAGCTTCGAGTAACACAGTCCTTAACTAAACCGTGCCCATTCCATCTGGCAGATACTTCTACCTCTCACACTCTGGAGAGAGCTCTCTACACCACTAACCAAAGACAAGCTTTGTTTCAGACAAGGTTTTTGTTACACCATCTCTGAACTCCAAAGGAAGTTTCTCCATGACTTTTAAAGattctctgtttattttcaggCTCTTGCAGCAagaatttatctttctttgGGAGGTTAATGAATATGCAGCTTTACTTGCACTGAGCTATTCCTTTAGCAACACAGAACTACCTGATGAGAATCAGATTGATTTTCCAGCTTACATCTACACACCAATGGTTTAtattcagttttcctttgcaaagGACTTAACAACAACTCAATCAGGATGCattaaaaaagaagtagaaTTGTGAGAGGGGAATTTCTGTGGCTGGTGTGAGAGTAGGAGTTAGAGGGGCAGAGTCATCCTAACAAGTCATCCTCTTCACATTTGTACCGATATCCAGGTAACTACTTACCTATTTCACCATGTTTAGTGATAGGACCTGCATGAATCTTCAAAATGTCTAATCTGGCTTGCTCATTTGGCAGATCAATATCTAGAAAGAATTACAgctttaataaaaacagaaatcatGTGGATAATACCACCCTTCCAGCCACAGTCAGGTAGTAACTCACGGATTTTTCTATCCAGTCTTCCAGGCCTCAGAAGAGCAGGATCCAACGTGTCAGGTCTGTTAGTAGCCATGATCATTTTAACTCTGTGCAGAGTATCAAACCCATCCATCTGATTCAATAActaagagaaaacagaagtttgtttttaaacaaccCAAGACCTTCCTAGTGTGATCCACTGTACTTCTTTTCTGCATAACTATTTTCACCAAGACGTAAAAGGggtaaagaaaaatcagaacaaaaaatgCTACAAGCCTTGAAATGAAAGGCCACAGCTCCCTGTGCTTTCCCTAGGCACCAAAGGAGAGCCCAAGACACTGTAAATGCCTTGCCCAGAGAAAAAGACATTGAAGAAAGCACAGCTCAAACATGAAAGCCTTGACTAAAACAGTAAGGCAATGAAATGGTGCAAGTACTACAGAAGCCAAGGTTGGCTGGCACATTTGGAGTGTACTGCACTAAGACCAGGACATTCAAATTAGACTTGAAGAACAGCCTCTAGAATACTAATCATATAATACAcacaaagagaaacatttcaaTGTGAAAATTCAAAGTACTTGCTCTTTGGTCACAGTGATTTAATTCTTTGTATAAGGTAGACACATTCTTTTGAACCAGGCAAACTGTTTGCAAACAAAGCTTCTCATTAGCTTCAGAATTCTTACTAATTGTCACCAGTGGTTTTCAAATTCTCTTCACACAACCCAGTTTACCAGAGCAATTAGGAGAGAAACAAGGAAATACAACCACTTCTCCTCCTAGTCTAGAAAAATTGAACTGTAACAGTTCTAGGGTTTTATAGAGTAAGAACTTTTGGGACAAGCTCCACTTTCCTCTCTTTAAGAAGGAGGAAGTCCTCCAAGCCTCCAAGAAGGTGCactaagcagcagcaaagtcaaGCCAcagtaagagaagaaaataccacaaaatattttagcaacTTTCAAGATTCTTTCAAGTACTCTCCAAGTTGAACTTATGGCTGAGTTATCAGGATGTGCAGCTGCCTTCTGTAAAAGCAGCATCTAGTTCATTTTTAGCTTAGATTATGGACTCTGAAAAAGCTCTACCAAGCCAGACCACAGTGTAACAATTCCCatctgtattattattattattatttaatgtgGACCGTACAGTATTGGCTCAAGGTTTAGACACTCACCTCCATCAGAGTCCTCTGAATTTCTCTGTCAGCTGAGGTGCCCTCAGAAAAACGGCGACCACCTGCAACACACCAAACTCCTAAGTTACAGTACTTCATTTTTGCCTCCATCTAATTTTAAGTCTAAAGACAATTAGGTATCCCTTTTAAAATGAGGGGGGGGAGGTGGTATCTAAAGAGTTAAACgcccatattttaaaatatttttatatagtcAAAAAATATCCAAGCCAAGTTCCAAGCTAGCTGTAAGAGCTCCAGGAGGAAGCTGAACCACTTGTCCCGTTACATTTCTTCTGAAAGGACAGAGTGTGTCTTTGTAGCCAATTTCAGTGTTGAAAGGAGACTCTAGCCACCCTCCAGGCCATTATCAGCCTTACCAATAGCATCTATCTCATCCATGAAAATGATACATGGCTGATGGTCTCGGGCATAATTGAACATCTCTCTGATCAGCCGAGCACTTTCACCGATGTACTTGTCCACTATTGAACTCGACACCACCTTTTGAAAGACAAAAGACACACAAGTGAAGAGACTGGAGAGCAAACAGATTCAGTATGTGGTGGGTGCCAGGGTAAAGTTACAATACCTTTAGGAAGTTGCAATCAAGCTGGCTAGCAACAGCTCTGGCCAGAAGCGTTTTCCCTGTACCTGGACAGACAAGAGATGGAAGCTGTTTACCTAGTAACCCAACATTGCATGCTAGTGACTtcaaaaaaggggaaaaagaagaaaaaaaaaaggaacaaaaacacCTACTGCCTGGAGTTTGAGAGTGACAACTAAGCATTTGTTACCCTTTAAGGAGACTCACCAGGGGGGCCGTAGAGCAAGCAGCCTTTTGGAGGGATAATTCCCACACGCTGGAATAATTCTGGGTTTGTAAGTGGCAATTCTATTACCTGTGAAGACAATTAACAAACTGAGACTCTGAGTTTTACAGAAATCTCAGGAAGCCAACAGTACACTAGCCAGCCTGTTCTCCAGGTACCTGTATTCTTATTTATCTGTGCAGCATATGTTGTATCAGAAAGTTAAGGGAGAAAACATCTGATTGATCCAACAGCTCGATCCACAATCTTGCCCTTCCTGTTCAGacttcagctctgcagtggcTTGTTTCTCCTGATGCTTTTTGCTCAAACCACCTTTTGTTACTGTCATACCACCACCACCCAGAGCAATTCTAGTAGTTTTGTGCAAAATTCaagtttggtttgttggttgttaATCCTAACTACACCTTCCCACTTGACTTTCTGGCACTCCCTTAGCCTAGAAGGTGTTGGCTCCTTCAAACCCTCTTCTTTAGAGgatctttcttcattttaaactCAATCCAAGCTGAGAACTGGGCTTTGGTGTTTAGGATAAACTTCCTCTGCTACTGCAAGACATTGTTGCACTGAAAAACTTCACCCAGATTTTGATAAGTGGGTGTGAGATGCTGGATACCTCTCGCAGCTCCCTGATTTGTTCTGACAACCCTCCAATCTCTGAATATGAAACATCCCCTGGATCTTCATGAGACATATTATAAACCAGTGGATCCACTTCTCTTGGCAAATACCTGGAATAAAGAGTTAAGAGTAGACATTTGTCATTCTGCAGGCACATTTATAAAGTAATTGGAATAAATTTTACAGCCGTTATCAAAATGAtttcttctccccccaccctgtTAACAAGACTAGTGTGTTTGTTGAAAAAAAGGGTAAACCTCAAACCCAGAaactttttccagttttaaatcAACCCAACAAAAACttaagaagcagctgaaaaggCTAAGTTATAGCTGAATTAGTTTTAGTAAAGAGcaatatgtttctttttaaaccatATCTAATAGACAGACA
Encoded here:
- the PSMC6 gene encoding 26S proteasome regulatory subunit 10B; the protein is MALPGIPYERRLLIMADPRDKALQDYRKKLLEHKEIDGRLKELREQLKELTKQYEKSENDLKALQSVGQIVGEVLKQLTEEKFIVKATNGPRYVVGCRRQLDKSKLKPGTRVALDMTTLTIMRYLPREVDPLVYNMSHEDPGDVSYSEIGGLSEQIRELREVIELPLTNPELFQRVGIIPPKGCLLYGPPGTGKTLLARAVASQLDCNFLKVVSSSIVDKYIGESARLIREMFNYARDHQPCIIFMDEIDAIGGRRFSEGTSADREIQRTLMELLNQMDGFDTLHRVKMIMATNRPDTLDPALLRPGRLDRKIHIDLPNEQARLDILKIHAGPITKHGEIDYEAIVKLSDGFNGADLRNVCTEAGMFAIRADHDFVVQEDFMKAVRKVADSKKLESKLDYKPV